In one Solanum lycopersicum chromosome 11, SLM_r2.1 genomic region, the following are encoded:
- the LOC101267090 gene encoding DNA repair protein RAD5A isoform X2: MAGIKVTEELVSMVRSIVGDEYTEMDIIRSLHMAKNDPTAAINIIFDTPSFKKIEIRNTHLNSEAGNVSSNSGKIKEAEISTHLNSEAGNVSSNSGKIKEDEISTVSLNEGLDSEREFGDNGLVGKRAGRDMGSECGSNDLVGKRAGCQMGSEWWYVGCGEVAGMSTCKGRIVKPGDEVDFTFPVEKKLSSPSPGKFGGGRGRQAAACSEIVRFSTKACGEIGRIPNEWARCILPLVRDKKIRIEGCCKSVPNILGIMDSVLLSVRVHINSSMFRKSHQTSLKARSNPADDTVIHPLPTLFHLLGLTPFKKAEFTPADLYTRKRPLNEQDSSIGPASILRANLSKSSSSADGNEVDNDESISDTDLDYIVGLADSSKLQEMEPPSTLQCELRPYQKQALHWMTQLERGRNTDEAATTLHPCWNAYRLKDERELVVYLNAFSGDATTEFPSTLEMARGGILADSMGLGKTIMTISLLLSHSERGGSSGSQSTSQLSSENGEASNILGHSPTFVKKSAKVSSLDKLLKHKPKLISGGNLIICPMTLLGQWKAEIEAHAQPGALSVYVYYGQTRSKDAKVLARSDVVLTTYGVLASEFSAENAEDSGGLLSIRWFRVVLDEAHTIKSSKSQISNAAAALIADRRWCLTGTPIQNNLEDIYSLLRFLRVEPWGSWAWWNKLIQKPFEEGDERGLKLVQSILSLIMLRRTKSSTDREGRPILVLPPADIQVIYCELTEAERDFYDALYKRSKVKFDQFVEQGRVLHNYASILELLLRLRQCCDHPFLVMSRGDTQEFSDLNKLAKRFLKGGKETGEGKDVPSHAYIQEVVEELRNGEQGECPICLEAFEDAVLTPCAHRLCRECLLASWRSSNSGLCPV; this comes from the exons ATGGCGGGGATCAAAGTCACGGAGGAGCTTGTTTCAATGGTGCGTTCAATTGTTGGCGATGAATATACAGAGATGGACATAATTAGATCACTTCACATGGCGAAAAACGATCCTACAGCTGCAATAAACATCATTTTCGACACCCCGagttttaagaaaattgaaattcGCAATACCCATTTGAATTCGGAAGCTGGGAATGTTAGTAGTAATAGTGGTAAGATTAAGGAAGCTGAGATTAGTACCCATTTGAATTCGGAAGCTGGGAATGTTAGTAGTAATAGTGGTAAGATCAAAGAAGATGAGATTAGTACAGTTTCTTTGAATGAAGGATTGGATTCTGAAAGGGAATTTGGGGATAATGGGTTGGTGGGTAAGAGGGCTGGACGTGATATGGGTAGTGAATGTGGGAGTAATGATTTGGTGGGTAAGAGAGCTGGGTGTCAAATGGGGAGTGAATGGTGGTATGTGGGGTGTGGTGAGGTTGCTGGTATGTCAACCTGTAAAGGGAGGATTGTGAAGCCTGGTGATGAAGTTGATTTTACGTTCCCAGTGGAGAAGAAATTGAGTTCACCTTCACCTGGGAAGTTTGGAGGTGGACGAGGGCGTCAAGCAGCTGCGTGTTCTGAAATTGTAAGGTTTTCTACAAAGGCTTGTGGAGAG ATTGGGCGTATTCCAAATGAATGGGCTCGATGCATTCTGCCGCTGGTGAGGGATAAGAAGATTAGGATTGAAGGGTGTTGCAAATCAGTCCCTAATATATTGGGGATTATGGACTCTGTTCTTTTGTCTGTCAG AGTGCATATTAACAGTTCCATGTTTCGTAAAAGCCATCAGACATCACTAAAGGCTAGAAGCAATCCCGCAGATGACACAGTTATTCACCCCCTTCCCACTTTGTTCCATTTGCTTGGGCTTACTCCTTTCAAGAAG GCAGAATTTACTCCAGCTGATTTATACACAAGGAAGCGACCTTTGAACGAACAG GACAGCTCCATAGGTCCTGCCTCAATATTGCGTGCAAACTTATCCAAAAGCTCCTCATCTGCAGATGGAAATGAAGTTGACAATGATGAGTCAATTTCTGATACTGATCTTGACTATATTGTTGGTTTAGCTGATAGCTCGAAGCTACAG GAAATGGAACCACCAAGTACGCTCCAGTGCGAACTGCGACCCTATCAGAAGCAGGCACTTCATTGGATGACGCAACTGGAGAGGGGAAGAAACACGGATGAAGCAGCAACAACTCTGCACCCATGTTGGAATGCTTACCGCCTGAAGGACGA GAGGGAGCTTGTTGTTTACTTGAATGCATTTTCGGGTGATGCAACCACTGAATTTCCGAGTACCCTTGAGATGGCTAGAGGAGGA ATTTTGGCAGATTCCATGGGGCTAGGGAAGACTATAATGACTATATCTCTCCTCCTCAGTCATTCTGAAAGAGGTGGATCATCAGGAAGCCAATCGACAAGTCAGCTGTCCAGTGAAAACGGAGAAGCTAGTAATATCTTAGGTCATTCTCCAACTTTTGTGAAGAAATCAGCAAAAGTCTCTAGTCTTGATAAGCTTCTGAAACACAAGCCGAAACTTATCTCTGGTGGCAATCTGATTATATGTCCAATGACACTACTAGGTCAATGGAAG GCAGAGATTGAAGCCCATGCACAACCTGGGGCTCTATCtgtttatgtttattatggGCAGACAAGATCAAAGGATGCAAAAGTGCTTGCTCGAAGTGATGTCGTGCTAACGACATATGGGGTATTGGCCTCCGAATTTTCTGCTGag AATGCTGAGGACAGTGGGGGCCTTCTCTCTATTAGATGGTTTAGAGTGGTGCTTGATGAGGCACATACTATCAAATCCTCCAAAAGCCAAATCTCAAATGCTGCCGCTGCTCTTATTGCTGACCGTCGGTGGTGTCTTACTGGTACCCCTATCCAG AACAATCTGGAGGACATTTACAGTCTACTAAGATTTTTGAGAGTCGAACCATGGGGAAGCTGGGCATG GTGGAACAAGCTTATTCAGAAACCTTTTGAGGAGGGAGATGAGAGGGGGCTAAAGTTGGTTCAATCAATATTAAGTCTGATTATGTTGAGAAGAACAAAGTCTAGTACAGATAGGGAAGGAAG ACCAATTTTAGTTCTACCACCAGCAGATATTCAAGTGATATATTGTGAACTTACAGAAGCAGAGCGCGACTTCTATGATGCTTTGTATAAAAGATCCAAG GTGAAGTTTGATCAGTTTGTTGAGCAAGGACGGGTTCTCCACAACTATGCTTCTATATTGGAGTTGCTTTTGCGACTTCGTCAATGCTGTGACCATCCGTTTCTTGTCATGAG TCGAGGTGATACTCAAGAATTCTCTGATCTAAATAAGCTTGCTAAACGTTTCCTCAAGGGTGGTAAGGAGACTGGAGAAGGCAAGGATGTCCCTTCACATGCttatattcaagaggttgtggaaGAGTTGCGGAATGGAGAACAGGGTGAATGCCCTATTTGTCTTGAAGCTTTTGAAGATGCGGTGTTGACTCCATGTGCTCATAGGTTATGTCGAGAGTGTCTTTTGGCAAGCTGGCGAAGTTCTAATTCAGGCCTCTGTCCTGTTT AA
- the LOC101267090 gene encoding DNA repair protein RAD5A isoform X1, which translates to MAGIKVTEELVSMVRSIVGDEYTEMDIIRSLHMAKNDPTAAINIIFDTPSFKKIEIRNTHLNSEAGNVSSNSGKIKEAEISTHLNSEAGNVSSNSGKIKEDEISTVSLNEGLDSEREFGDNGLVGKRAGRDMGSECGSNDLVGKRAGCQMGSEWWYVGCGEVAGMSTCKGRIVKPGDEVDFTFPVEKKLSSPSPGKFGGGRGRQAAACSEIVRFSTKACGEIGRIPNEWARCILPLVRDKKIRIEGCCKSVPNILGIMDSVLLSVRVHINSSMFRKSHQTSLKARSNPADDTVIHPLPTLFHLLGLTPFKKAEFTPADLYTRKRPLNEQDSSIGPASILRANLSKSSSSADGNEVDNDESISDTDLDYIVGLADSSKLQEMEPPSTLQCELRPYQKQALHWMTQLERGRNTDEAATTLHPCWNAYRLKDERELVVYLNAFSGDATTEFPSTLEMARGGILADSMGLGKTIMTISLLLSHSERGGSSGSQSTSQLSSENGEASNILGHSPTFVKKSAKVSSLDKLLKHKPKLISGGNLIICPMTLLGQWKAEIEAHAQPGALSVYVYYGQTRSKDAKVLARSDVVLTTYGVLASEFSAENAEDSGGLLSIRWFRVVLDEAHTIKSSKSQISNAAAALIADRRWCLTGTPIQNNLEDIYSLLRFLRVEPWGSWAWWNKLIQKPFEEGDERGLKLVQSILSLIMLRRTKSSTDREGRPILVLPPADIQVIYCELTEAERDFYDALYKRSKVKFDQFVEQGRVLHNYASILELLLRLRQCCDHPFLVMSRGDTQEFSDLNKLAKRFLKGGKETGEGKDVPSHAYIQEVVEELRNGEQGECPICLEAFEDAVLTPCAHRLCRECLLASWRSSNSGLCPVCRNTVSRQELITAPSDNRFQVDVEKNWVESSKVSALLSELKRLHSVGSKSIVFSQWTAFLDLLQIPLSRSSIPFVRLDGTLNQQQREKVIKKFSEEDDISVLLMSLKAGGVGINLTAASNAFVMDPWWNPAVEEQAVMRVHRIGQTKQVMIKRFIVKGSVEERMEAVQARKQRMISGALTDQEVRTARIEELKMLFA; encoded by the exons ATGGCGGGGATCAAAGTCACGGAGGAGCTTGTTTCAATGGTGCGTTCAATTGTTGGCGATGAATATACAGAGATGGACATAATTAGATCACTTCACATGGCGAAAAACGATCCTACAGCTGCAATAAACATCATTTTCGACACCCCGagttttaagaaaattgaaattcGCAATACCCATTTGAATTCGGAAGCTGGGAATGTTAGTAGTAATAGTGGTAAGATTAAGGAAGCTGAGATTAGTACCCATTTGAATTCGGAAGCTGGGAATGTTAGTAGTAATAGTGGTAAGATCAAAGAAGATGAGATTAGTACAGTTTCTTTGAATGAAGGATTGGATTCTGAAAGGGAATTTGGGGATAATGGGTTGGTGGGTAAGAGGGCTGGACGTGATATGGGTAGTGAATGTGGGAGTAATGATTTGGTGGGTAAGAGAGCTGGGTGTCAAATGGGGAGTGAATGGTGGTATGTGGGGTGTGGTGAGGTTGCTGGTATGTCAACCTGTAAAGGGAGGATTGTGAAGCCTGGTGATGAAGTTGATTTTACGTTCCCAGTGGAGAAGAAATTGAGTTCACCTTCACCTGGGAAGTTTGGAGGTGGACGAGGGCGTCAAGCAGCTGCGTGTTCTGAAATTGTAAGGTTTTCTACAAAGGCTTGTGGAGAG ATTGGGCGTATTCCAAATGAATGGGCTCGATGCATTCTGCCGCTGGTGAGGGATAAGAAGATTAGGATTGAAGGGTGTTGCAAATCAGTCCCTAATATATTGGGGATTATGGACTCTGTTCTTTTGTCTGTCAG AGTGCATATTAACAGTTCCATGTTTCGTAAAAGCCATCAGACATCACTAAAGGCTAGAAGCAATCCCGCAGATGACACAGTTATTCACCCCCTTCCCACTTTGTTCCATTTGCTTGGGCTTACTCCTTTCAAGAAG GCAGAATTTACTCCAGCTGATTTATACACAAGGAAGCGACCTTTGAACGAACAG GACAGCTCCATAGGTCCTGCCTCAATATTGCGTGCAAACTTATCCAAAAGCTCCTCATCTGCAGATGGAAATGAAGTTGACAATGATGAGTCAATTTCTGATACTGATCTTGACTATATTGTTGGTTTAGCTGATAGCTCGAAGCTACAG GAAATGGAACCACCAAGTACGCTCCAGTGCGAACTGCGACCCTATCAGAAGCAGGCACTTCATTGGATGACGCAACTGGAGAGGGGAAGAAACACGGATGAAGCAGCAACAACTCTGCACCCATGTTGGAATGCTTACCGCCTGAAGGACGA GAGGGAGCTTGTTGTTTACTTGAATGCATTTTCGGGTGATGCAACCACTGAATTTCCGAGTACCCTTGAGATGGCTAGAGGAGGA ATTTTGGCAGATTCCATGGGGCTAGGGAAGACTATAATGACTATATCTCTCCTCCTCAGTCATTCTGAAAGAGGTGGATCATCAGGAAGCCAATCGACAAGTCAGCTGTCCAGTGAAAACGGAGAAGCTAGTAATATCTTAGGTCATTCTCCAACTTTTGTGAAGAAATCAGCAAAAGTCTCTAGTCTTGATAAGCTTCTGAAACACAAGCCGAAACTTATCTCTGGTGGCAATCTGATTATATGTCCAATGACACTACTAGGTCAATGGAAG GCAGAGATTGAAGCCCATGCACAACCTGGGGCTCTATCtgtttatgtttattatggGCAGACAAGATCAAAGGATGCAAAAGTGCTTGCTCGAAGTGATGTCGTGCTAACGACATATGGGGTATTGGCCTCCGAATTTTCTGCTGag AATGCTGAGGACAGTGGGGGCCTTCTCTCTATTAGATGGTTTAGAGTGGTGCTTGATGAGGCACATACTATCAAATCCTCCAAAAGCCAAATCTCAAATGCTGCCGCTGCTCTTATTGCTGACCGTCGGTGGTGTCTTACTGGTACCCCTATCCAG AACAATCTGGAGGACATTTACAGTCTACTAAGATTTTTGAGAGTCGAACCATGGGGAAGCTGGGCATG GTGGAACAAGCTTATTCAGAAACCTTTTGAGGAGGGAGATGAGAGGGGGCTAAAGTTGGTTCAATCAATATTAAGTCTGATTATGTTGAGAAGAACAAAGTCTAGTACAGATAGGGAAGGAAG ACCAATTTTAGTTCTACCACCAGCAGATATTCAAGTGATATATTGTGAACTTACAGAAGCAGAGCGCGACTTCTATGATGCTTTGTATAAAAGATCCAAG GTGAAGTTTGATCAGTTTGTTGAGCAAGGACGGGTTCTCCACAACTATGCTTCTATATTGGAGTTGCTTTTGCGACTTCGTCAATGCTGTGACCATCCGTTTCTTGTCATGAG TCGAGGTGATACTCAAGAATTCTCTGATCTAAATAAGCTTGCTAAACGTTTCCTCAAGGGTGGTAAGGAGACTGGAGAAGGCAAGGATGTCCCTTCACATGCttatattcaagaggttgtggaaGAGTTGCGGAATGGAGAACAGGGTGAATGCCCTATTTGTCTTGAAGCTTTTGAAGATGCGGTGTTGACTCCATGTGCTCATAGGTTATGTCGAGAGTGTCTTTTGGCAAGCTGGCGAAGTTCTAATTCAGGCCTCTGTCCTGTTTGTAG AAACACTGTCAGTAGGCAGGAGCTTATAACAGCACCATCAGACAACCGCTTTCAGGTTGATGTTGAAAAGAATTGGGTGGAGTCATCAAAAGTATCAGCCTTGTTGTCTGAATTAAAACGTCTTCATTCTGTTGGCTCCAAAAGCATTGTTTTTAGTCAGTGGACTGCCTTCTTAGATCTACTGCAGATTCCTCTTTCTCG TAGTAGTATTCCATTTGTTCGCCTTGATGGGACGTTAAACCAACAACAACGTGAGAAAGTAATAAAGAAGTTCTCAGAAGAGGATGACATATCG GTGTTGCTAATGTCATTGAAGGCTGGTGGTGTTGGGATAAACCTGACGGCTGCATCTAATGCTTTTGTCATG GATCCTTGGTGGAATCCAGCTGTTGAGGAGCAAGCAGTCATGCGTGTTCATCGTATTGGACAAACTAAGCAAGTAATGATCAAACGATTCATTGTGAAG GGTTCAGTAGAGGAAAGAATGGAGGCAGTCCAAGCTAGGAAGCAACGTATGATTTCTGGTGCTTTGACTGACCAAGAAGTTCGGACTGCAAGAATCGAGGAACTCAAGATGCTTTTTGCATAG
- the LOC101245324 gene encoding GABA transporter 1, producing MGTEFIDNDSSSHNEYHDHEKELDAGALFVLKSKGSWMHCGYHLSTSIVAPPLLSLPFAFASLGWWGGILCLVIGAIVTFYSYNLLSMVLEHHAHLGRRHLRFRDMANDILGPRWGRYYVGPIQFMVCYGAVIGSTLLGGQCMKAIYLLLNPNGAMKLYQFVVIFGGLMLILAQMPSFHSLRHINLISLLLCLAYSACATIGSIYIGNSSKGPIKDYSISNDKETRIFGVFNAIAIIATTFGNGIIPEIQATIAPPVKGKMFKGLCICYAVLSTTFFSVAISGYWAFGNKAEGLILSNFTQNGHNLVPKSFIFITNIFTILQLSAVAVVYLQPTNEVLERTFADAKSSEFSTRNVIPRLISRSISVIISTTIAAMLPFFGDINAVIGAFGFLPLDFVLPVIFFNLTFKPSKKNPIYWLNMSIAVFFSVLGVIAAVAAVRQISLDAKTYQLFANV from the exons ATGGGAACAGAGTTTATTGATAATGATTCTTCATCCCATAATGAATATCATGATCATGAAAAAGAGCTTGACGCTGGTGCCCTCTTTGTTCTTAAATCCAAAg GATCGTGGATGCATTGCGGCTACCACTTATCAACTTCTATTGTAGCTCCACCATTGTTGAGTCTTCCATTTGCTTTTGCTTCACTTGGATGGTGGGGTGGGATTTTATGTTTGGTGATTGGAGCTATTGTCACATTCTATTCATATAATCTCTTGTCCATGGTCCTTGAACACCATGCTCACCTAGGTCGTCGCCATCTTCGCTTCCGCGATATGGCTAACGACATTTTAG GACCAAGGTGGGGCAGATATTATGTTGGACCAATTCAATTTATGGTATGCTATGGTGCAGTAATAGGCTCCACTCTTCTAGGAGGACAATGTATGAAG gCAATTTACTTGCTATTAAATCCAAATGGAGCTATGAAGTTATATCAATTTGTAGTAATATTTGGTGGCTTAATGTTGATTTTAGCTCAAATGCCATCATTTCACTCACTAAGACATATCAACTTAATTTCACTTCTACTTTGTCTTGCTTATAGTGCTTGTGCCACTATTGGTTCCATTTACATAg gaAATTCATCTAAGGGACCTATTAAGGACTATTCAATAAGTAACGATAAGGAAACACGCATTTTTGGAGTTTTTAATGCAATAGCTATTATTGCCACCACATTTGGAAATGGAATTATTCCCGAAATTCAG GCAACGATAGCTCCCCCTGTGAAAGGAAAAATGTTCAAAGGGCTTTGCATTTGTTATGCAGTGCTTTCAACAACTTTCTTCAGTGTGGCTATTTCTGGATATTGGGCCTTTGGTAACAAAGCTGAGGGCCTCATTTTAAGCAACTTTACACAAAATGGCCACAATTTAGTCCCAAAATCATTTATCTTCATAACCAACATCTTCACAATTCTTCAATTGTCTGCTGTTGCTGTG GTATACTTACAACCAACAAACGAAGTACTCGAAAGGACATTTGCAGATGCTAAGAGCAGTGAATTTTCAACTCGAAATGTGATTCCACGTCTAATATCTCGATCAATTTCAGTCATCATATCGACTACAATTGCAGCAATGCTTCCATTTTTCGGAGACATCAATGCAGTAATCGGAGCATTTGGTTTCTTGCCTCTTGATTTTGTGTTGCCTGtgattttcttcaatttgaCATTCAAACCATCAAAGAAGAATCCAATTTATTGGCTTAACATGTCAATAGCAGTGTTTTTCTCAGTCTTAGGAGTCATAGCTGCAGTTGCTGCTGTTAGACAAATTAGTCTTGATGCTAAAACATATCAATTGTTCGCAAAtgtttga